In the genome of Piliocolobus tephrosceles isolate RC106 chromosome 20, ASM277652v3, whole genome shotgun sequence, one region contains:
- the WFDC3 gene encoding WAP four-disulfide core domain protein 3 — MKNVFHTVGLSISGLQCFVSVAEFGGECPADPLLCEELCDGDASCPQGHKCCSTGCGHTCVGDIEGGRGGDCPKVLVGLCIVGCVMDENCQAGEKCCKSGCGRFCVPAVLPQKLTMSPNWTVRSDSELEIPVP, encoded by the exons ATGAAAAATGTGTTTCATACTGTGGGCCTAAGCATCTCTGGGCTCCAATGCTTTGTTTCTGTAGCAGAGTTTGGTGGTGAATGTCCTGCTGACCCCCTTCTGTGTGAGGAGTTGTGTGATGGGGATGCATCCTGTCCCCAGGGGCATAAATGCTGCAGCACTGGCTGTGGCCACACCTGTGTCGGAGACATCGAGGGAG GGCGGGGCGGCGATTGTCCAAAAGTTCTGGTGGGCCTGTGCATTGTCGGCTGTGTGATGGATGAGAACTGTCAAGCTGGAGAAAAGTGCTGCAAGTCAGGCTGTGGCCGCTTCTGTGTCCCAGCAGTCCTGCCCCAAAAACTGACCATGAGCCCCAACTGGACTGTGAGGTCTGATTCTGAATTAG AGATCCCAGTGCCCTAG